In a genomic window of Prochlorococcus marinus subsp. marinus str. CCMP1375:
- the tkt gene encoding transketolase, producing the protein MVAAPVSLESLCINSIRMLAVDAVNKSKSGHPGLPMGCAPMGYTLWDKFLRHNPKNPKWFNRDRFVLSAGHGCMLLYALLHLTGYDSVTIDDIKQFRQWGARTPGHPETFETAGVEVTAGPLGAGISNAVGLAIAEAHLAAKFNKADAKIVDHFTYVIMGDGCNQEGVASEACSLAGHLKLGKLIALYDDNHITIDGRTDVSFTEDVLKRYESYGWHVQHVQEGNTDVDAIAKAIESAKAISDKPSIIKVTTTIGFGSPNKSDTAGVHGAPLGEEEAELTRKSLDWPYEPFEIPNEVYQQYQKAIVRGESLEKEWNQLLDNYRKKYSNEAEEFERMLRGELPSDWDKDLPSYTPKDNGLATRKHSQICLGAIGPNLPELIGGSADLTHSNYTDIKGESGSFQPETPEKRYLHFGVREHAMAAILNGIAYHNSGLIPYGGTFLVFADYMRGSMRLSALSELGVIYVLTHDSIGVGEDGPTHQPIETIPSLRAIPNMLVFRPGDGNETSGSYKLAIENRKRPSSLCLSRQGMPNQANSSSKKVALGGYVIEDCVGTPDLILIGTGSELNLCIEAAQELTNQGKKIRVVSMPCMELFEEQSASYKEEVLPPLVRKRLVVEAALSFGWHKYIGLDGDSVTMNSFGASAPGGTCMEKFGFTVENVINKAKKLLN; encoded by the coding sequence ATGGTCGCTGCGCCTGTTTCTCTTGAATCGCTCTGCATTAACAGCATAAGAATGCTCGCTGTAGATGCAGTAAATAAATCCAAAAGTGGGCATCCTGGCCTGCCTATGGGATGTGCACCTATGGGGTATACCCTATGGGACAAATTTCTCAGACATAATCCTAAAAATCCTAAGTGGTTCAATCGAGACCGTTTTGTTCTTTCTGCAGGTCATGGGTGCATGCTTTTATATGCACTGTTGCATTTAACTGGCTATGACTCAGTCACGATCGATGATATAAAACAATTTCGTCAATGGGGTGCAAGAACTCCTGGTCACCCTGAAACATTTGAAACTGCTGGTGTAGAAGTAACCGCGGGGCCATTGGGAGCAGGCATATCAAACGCAGTAGGCCTTGCAATAGCAGAAGCCCATCTTGCTGCCAAATTCAATAAAGCAGATGCCAAAATCGTTGATCACTTCACATACGTGATAATGGGAGATGGATGCAATCAAGAGGGAGTTGCATCAGAAGCTTGCTCTCTTGCAGGCCATCTCAAGTTAGGTAAATTAATTGCGTTATATGACGACAATCACATAACAATTGATGGTCGAACTGATGTTTCATTCACAGAGGATGTACTAAAACGCTATGAATCCTATGGATGGCATGTTCAACATGTTCAAGAAGGTAATACTGATGTAGATGCAATTGCCAAAGCAATTGAGTCAGCAAAAGCAATTTCTGACAAACCATCCATTATCAAAGTTACAACAACAATTGGTTTTGGATCTCCTAACAAAAGTGATACCGCAGGAGTTCATGGTGCGCCTCTAGGCGAGGAAGAGGCTGAACTGACTAGGAAATCATTGGATTGGCCATATGAACCCTTTGAAATTCCTAATGAGGTTTATCAGCAATATCAAAAAGCAATAGTGCGTGGCGAGAGCTTAGAAAAAGAATGGAATCAATTGTTAGATAATTATCGAAAAAAATATTCTAATGAAGCTGAAGAATTCGAAAGAATGTTAAGAGGTGAACTCCCTTCAGACTGGGATAAAGACTTACCTTCATACACCCCTAAAGACAATGGACTAGCAACTCGAAAACATTCTCAAATATGTCTAGGTGCAATTGGTCCCAATCTTCCTGAACTAATTGGTGGTTCTGCTGATTTAACTCACTCAAATTACACAGACATCAAGGGTGAAAGTGGTTCTTTCCAGCCTGAAACACCTGAGAAACGTTACCTTCACTTTGGTGTCAGAGAACATGCGATGGCAGCAATACTGAATGGAATTGCTTATCACAACAGTGGATTAATACCCTATGGAGGAACTTTCCTCGTTTTCGCTGATTACATGAGAGGGTCGATGCGATTATCTGCTCTCAGTGAACTTGGCGTTATCTACGTATTGACTCATGACTCCATTGGTGTTGGAGAGGATGGTCCTACTCATCAACCCATTGAAACTATTCCTTCTCTACGAGCAATACCAAATATGCTTGTTTTTAGACCAGGAGATGGCAATGAAACTTCTGGAAGCTATAAACTTGCAATAGAAAATCGCAAACGTCCTAGTTCTCTTTGTCTCAGCAGACAAGGCATGCCTAATCAAGCAAATTCATCAAGTAAAAAAGTTGCATTAGGAGGATACGTTATTGAGGATTGTGTAGGCACACCAGATCTCATTTTGATTGGTACAGGTTCCGAATTAAATCTATGTATTGAAGCTGCTCAAGAGCTAACAAATCAAGGTAAAAAAATTAGAGTTGTTTCAATGCCTTGTATGGAACTTTTTGAAGAGCAAAGCGCATCATACAAAGAAGAGGTTTTACCTCCTCTTGTTAGAAAAAGGTTAGTTGTAGAAG